A region from the Brevibacterium paucivorans genome encodes:
- a CDS encoding cold-shock protein, with amino-acid sequence MTQGTVKWFNAEKGYGFITVDDSDQDIFVHYSEIQMDGYRSLQEGQQVEFNVGQGDKGPQAEAVTPL; translated from the coding sequence ATGACGCAGGGAACGGTCAAGTGGTTCAACGCTGAAAAGGGCTACGGGTTTATCACCGTTGACGACAGCGACCAAGACATCTTCGTGCACTACTCGGAGATCCAGATGGATGGATATCGTTCACTGCAAGAAGGCCAGCAGGTTGAGTTCAACGTAGGACAGGGCGACAAGGGCCCGCAGGCTGAAGCTGTTACGCCCCTCTAA